In one Actinomyces trachealis genomic region, the following are encoded:
- the def gene encoding peptide deformylase has product MAYRDIRIIGDPVLRTPCEWIKDIDASVKSLVEDLLETVDEDGRAGLAANQIGVGLRAFSWNIDGEIGYILNPRLVEVSKDEYQDGDEGCLSVPGLWFPTQRAWYARAEGIDLDGKPVIVEGEELMGRCIQHECDHLEGHLYLDRLDRKNRAKAMKELRAQGL; this is encoded by the coding sequence ATGGCTTACCGCGACATCCGTATTATTGGCGACCCAGTTCTGCGCACCCCCTGCGAGTGGATCAAGGACATCGACGCCTCCGTCAAATCACTGGTGGAGGACCTCTTGGAGACCGTCGATGAGGACGGCCGCGCTGGTCTGGCGGCCAACCAGATCGGGGTGGGCCTGCGCGCCTTCTCCTGGAACATCGACGGAGAGATCGGCTATATCTTGAACCCCCGCCTGGTGGAGGTATCCAAGGACGAGTACCAGGATGGCGATGAGGGTTGTCTGTCCGTGCCAGGCCTGTGGTTCCCCACCCAGCGCGCCTGGTACGCGCGCGCTGAAGGTATCGACCTGGATGGCAAGCCTGTCATCGTCGAGGGTGAGGAGCTGATGGGGCGCTGCATCCAGCACGAGTGCGACCATCTTGAGGGTCACCTCTACCTGGACCGCCTGGACCGCAAGAACCGCGCCAAGGCCATGAAGGAGCTGCGCGCCCAAGGTCTGTGA
- the dnaG gene encoding DNA primase, translating into MVGKIKREDIEAVRERARIEDVVGEHVTLKSAGVGSLKGLCPFHDERTPSFNVRPQLGLWHCFGCGEGGDVIDFIQRVHHLSFSEAVEQLAGRTGVQLRYEEGGQVTRGIEPGTRQRLLDANRLAEAWFHDQLATPAGQAGREFLTSRGFTHAHAARYRLGYAPAGWDNLCNYLRSRGYTEAELVDSGLATTGRSSNRVYDRFRDRLIWPIRDIVGATVGFGARRMSDEDQGPKYLNTPETAIYHKAQVLYGLDLAKNAIAEQHRVVVVEGYTDVMAAHASGVTTAVATCGTAFGEEHTRMVRRLLGDSADPAAGVILTGARARGGEVIFTFDGDAAGQKAAMRAFAEDQNFATQTFVAVAESGMDPCDLRLAQGEEAIPALVDSRKPLFEFVIRTALTNLDLSTPEGRVRGLHAAAPVVAGIRDFALRREYTRALAGWLGMPERDVVSEVRYAQQHARRPGAGPGGVPGGGASGRPASEEALSTPRGSALPDLGDPVIRMEHDVLAVMLQMPGHAEAAGADDLDPQGFTQPVHRAVFEAILAVGGVSQVRVLTVQAEQAGVPKDRLAMTVINHWLKTIRAGAVGEVDQALTELAVVALPIPARPAKNNPALLEADRGAEEAYARGVVRSFQRVSVTRVLAALRSEQRRIEPGSERNREIFERIVALEAQRAALSERD; encoded by the coding sequence GTGGTCGGCAAGATCAAGCGTGAGGACATCGAGGCGGTTCGCGAGCGTGCGCGCATCGAGGACGTTGTCGGTGAGCATGTCACGCTCAAAAGCGCTGGCGTCGGCTCCCTAAAAGGTCTGTGCCCCTTCCACGATGAGCGCACCCCCTCTTTCAACGTCCGCCCCCAGCTGGGGCTTTGGCACTGCTTCGGCTGCGGTGAGGGTGGGGATGTCATTGACTTCATTCAACGCGTCCACCACCTCTCCTTTTCCGAGGCCGTCGAGCAGCTGGCCGGACGCACCGGCGTGCAGCTGCGCTATGAGGAGGGGGGGCAGGTTACCCGGGGGATCGAGCCTGGCACCCGCCAACGCCTCCTGGATGCTAACCGCCTGGCTGAGGCCTGGTTCCATGACCAGCTCGCCACCCCCGCAGGGCAGGCTGGCCGCGAGTTCCTCACCTCCCGTGGCTTCACCCATGCCCACGCCGCCCGCTACCGCCTGGGCTATGCCCCCGCAGGCTGGGATAATCTCTGCAACTACCTGCGTTCCAGGGGTTACACGGAGGCTGAGCTGGTGGACTCCGGCCTGGCTACCACCGGGCGCAGTTCCAACCGCGTCTACGACCGCTTCCGTGACCGCCTCATCTGGCCTATCCGGGATATCGTCGGCGCCACCGTCGGTTTCGGGGCCCGCCGCATGTCCGATGAGGACCAAGGACCCAAGTACCTCAACACCCCCGAGACCGCCATCTACCACAAGGCCCAGGTGCTCTACGGCCTAGACTTGGCCAAGAACGCCATCGCTGAGCAGCACCGCGTTGTCGTTGTGGAGGGCTACACGGACGTGATGGCCGCCCATGCCTCCGGTGTCACCACCGCCGTGGCCACCTGCGGCACAGCCTTTGGGGAAGAGCACACGCGGATGGTGCGGCGCCTTCTGGGAGACAGCGCCGACCCCGCCGCCGGCGTCATCCTCACCGGGGCGCGCGCTCGCGGCGGAGAGGTGATTTTTACCTTCGACGGCGACGCCGCTGGGCAGAAGGCCGCCATGCGCGCCTTTGCGGAGGACCAGAACTTTGCCACCCAGACTTTCGTGGCCGTGGCCGAATCCGGCATGGACCCCTGCGACCTGCGCCTGGCTCAAGGCGAGGAGGCCATCCCCGCACTAGTCGACTCCCGTAAGCCTCTGTTCGAGTTCGTGATCCGTACGGCCCTGACCAACCTGGACCTGTCCACCCCTGAGGGGCGCGTGCGTGGGCTGCATGCAGCCGCACCCGTGGTCGCTGGCATACGTGACTTCGCGCTACGCCGCGAGTACACACGGGCCCTTGCGGGCTGGCTCGGCATGCCGGAGCGCGACGTTGTCTCCGAGGTGCGCTACGCCCAGCAGCACGCCAGGAGGCCGGGAGCGGGCCCGGGGGGCGTGCCAGGTGGCGGCGCTAGCGGGCGGCCTGCCAGTGAGGAAGCGCTCTCCACTCCGCGCGGTTCGGCGCTCCCCGACCTGGGTGATCCTGTGATCCGCATGGAGCACGATGTTCTTGCTGTCATGCTGCAGATGCCCGGTCACGCTGAGGCCGCAGGCGCCGACGACCTGGATCCGCAAGGCTTCACCCAGCCCGTGCACCGTGCGGTCTTTGAGGCCATCCTCGCCGTCGGAGGGGTGAGCCAGGTGCGGGTGCTCACCGTCCAGGCTGAGCAGGCCGGGGTGCCTAAGGACCGGCTGGCGATGACTGTCATCAACCACTGGCTTAAGACCATCCGCGCGGGAGCCGTCGGTGAGGTGGACCAGGCCCTGACTGAGCTAGCCGTTGTGGCCTTGCCCATCCCCGCCCGACCCGCAAAGAACAACCCGGCCTTGTTGGAGGCTGACCGGGGAGCCGAGGAGGCTTATGCGCGCGGTGTCGTCCGCTCCTTCCAGCGCGTCAGCGTTACGCGAGTGCTGGCGGCCCTGCGCAGCGAGCAACGGCGCATTGAGCCGGGCAGTGAGCGCAACCGGGAGATATTTGAGCGGATCGTGGCCCTGGAGGCGCAGCGGGCCGCCCTCTCGGAGCGGGACTGA
- a CDS encoding haloacid dehalogenase-like hydrolase translates to MPRILDLSPAALADLRGMELVDSIRQAEGRTIAAETIVAVPPLQDGCSNPELAAAFGADIICLNLYDVARPQIWGLPDADNQPAPPAEFGDFPAGRGRTPGDVARYTGRVTAVNLEPVGLARTSFPAGRRATVDNAQALAEQGGTIVVITANPGTGVTMDAIVQATAQIRSATDGQLVIFAGRMHAAGVGEPVITTDDILRLADAGAHGVLQPAPGTTPGSSMQATTERVESAQARGLLVWNSIGTSQEGASRGVLERIAMDSKASGADVHHIGDSGYFGIAPPENIYAYSLAIRGRRHTWHRMARSLRR, encoded by the coding sequence ATGCCACGCATCCTGGATCTCAGCCCCGCAGCTCTGGCAGACCTGCGTGGAATGGAGTTGGTCGACTCCATCCGCCAAGCCGAAGGCCGCACCATCGCCGCCGAGACCATCGTCGCGGTGCCGCCGCTGCAGGACGGCTGCTCCAACCCGGAGCTGGCAGCAGCATTCGGTGCAGACATCATCTGCCTGAACCTTTATGACGTCGCCCGCCCCCAGATCTGGGGCCTGCCTGACGCCGACAACCAGCCCGCACCACCAGCCGAGTTCGGCGACTTTCCGGCTGGACGAGGCCGCACACCCGGCGACGTCGCCCGCTACACCGGTCGTGTCACCGCCGTGAACCTGGAGCCCGTTGGCCTCGCACGTACCAGCTTCCCGGCAGGCCGCCGTGCCACCGTGGACAACGCCCAGGCACTCGCTGAGCAGGGTGGGACCATAGTCGTTATCACCGCCAATCCCGGTACCGGTGTCACCATGGACGCAATCGTCCAGGCCACCGCCCAGATCCGCTCCGCCACCGACGGGCAACTAGTCATCTTCGCCGGACGCATGCACGCCGCTGGGGTCGGTGAGCCGGTCATCACCACTGACGACATCCTGCGTCTGGCCGACGCCGGGGCCCATGGTGTGCTTCAGCCGGCGCCGGGCACCACTCCTGGTTCCTCAATGCAGGCCACCACGGAGCGCGTGGAGTCTGCTCAGGCCCGCGGATTGCTGGTGTGGAACTCTATTGGCACCTCGCAGGAGGGCGCCAGCCGCGGCGTACTCGAGCGCATAGCTATGGACTCCAAGGCCTCCGGCGCTGACGTGCACCACATCGGCGACTCCGGCTACTTTGGCATTGCCCCACCAGAGAACATCTACGCGTACTCCCTGGCGATCCGGGGGCGTCGCCACACTTGGCACCGTATGGCCCGCTCCCTGCGACGCTGA
- a CDS encoding acyl carrier protein, with product MSAEPIEVVTVVTEILAEEAGVDATTITRDTDLAKDLDIDSLGLLTVATQIEERYPITLEDSLLTKLVTVGQLVDLVCDAQA from the coding sequence ATGTCCGCCGAGCCCATAGAGGTCGTCACCGTCGTCACCGAGATCCTCGCGGAGGAGGCTGGCGTGGATGCCACCACCATCACCCGGGACACGGACCTGGCTAAGGACCTGGACATTGACTCCCTGGGCCTGCTGACCGTCGCCACACAGATCGAGGAGCGCTACCCGATCACCCTGGAGGACTCCCTGCTCACCAAGCTCGTCACCGTGGGCCAGCTGGTGGACCTAGTCTGCGACGCCCAGGCCTGA
- a CDS encoding glycerate kinase yields MRILLAPGALWPEPGGTPLAGSKSGLHASAVANALAEGWRTVRPTDELTVMPLGDGAPGTAATLPGWLVAERVQLRAADPLGRQREVDLLRLTAPAPDDLSVLTDPSSGGETRTWYLDAAALTLLPEDRTEAGRQAREGSTRGLGLLLAAALECVGEGGTLIVGLTRTAVHDGGAGLLDALGGLAAARDRLRPYAVVLALADELALGGLSGAGAGLPQITDLDEGEAQSVDQRACAVAGALMRAAKREDSRLLPVLGQGPVTLSMTSWGTGAAGGVALALRLAGATAAPGARVFGWLSGVVPAARSQDLCVTAAGSLYTLAGAATCVLVGEQALKQAVPCALVAGRCRAPRAELAEAGIGSTYELEALADGGGQQPWEELGTTELVRRLRVLGERLARSWSR; encoded by the coding sequence GTGAGGATTCTGCTGGCCCCAGGGGCGCTGTGGCCAGAGCCTGGCGGCACGCCCTTGGCAGGCTCCAAAAGTGGTCTGCATGCCAGCGCTGTGGCCAATGCCTTGGCGGAGGGCTGGCGCACTGTCAGGCCTACTGACGAACTCACCGTCATGCCTCTGGGTGACGGCGCCCCCGGCACCGCCGCCACCCTGCCGGGCTGGCTGGTGGCCGAGCGCGTGCAACTGCGCGCCGCCGATCCTCTGGGTAGGCAACGGGAGGTGGATCTGCTGCGCCTGACCGCACCTGCCCCCGACGACCTGAGTGTGCTCACGGACCCGTCTAGCGGCGGTGAGACACGCACCTGGTACCTGGATGCCGCTGCCTTGACGCTCCTGCCAGAAGACCGTACCGAGGCCGGGCGCCAGGCCCGTGAGGGCTCAACTCGGGGGCTCGGACTGCTTTTGGCTGCGGCCCTGGAATGCGTGGGGGAGGGCGGCACACTGATCGTCGGCCTGACTCGCACCGCAGTGCACGACGGCGGCGCTGGGCTGCTGGACGCCTTGGGGGGCCTGGCGGCAGCCCGTGATCGCTTGCGACCCTACGCCGTCGTCCTAGCGTTGGCTGACGAGTTGGCATTAGGTGGGCTGAGCGGTGCAGGAGCAGGCCTGCCACAGATCACCGACCTGGATGAGGGGGAGGCGCAGAGTGTCGACCAGCGGGCCTGCGCTGTGGCTGGGGCGCTAATGCGCGCTGCCAAGCGGGAAGACTCTAGGCTCCTGCCGGTGCTGGGGCAGGGGCCGGTGACCTTATCCATGACCTCTTGGGGTACTGGCGCCGCCGGTGGTGTGGCTTTGGCGCTACGCCTAGCGGGGGCTACAGCTGCCCCCGGTGCCAGGGTCTTTGGCTGGTTGAGCGGGGTGGTTCCGGCCGCTCGCAGCCAGGACCTGTGCGTGACTGCTGCTGGCAGCCTCTACACCCTGGCTGGGGCGGCCACCTGTGTCTTGGTGGGTGAGCAGGCGCTAAAGCAGGCGGTGCCTTGTGCACTGGTGGCGGGGCGTTGCCGGGCACCGCGTGCGGAGTTGGCGGAGGCTGGGATCGGCAGCACCTACGAGTTGGAGGCCCTGGCTGACGGTGGCGGGCAGCAGCCCTGGGAGGAGCTTGGCACCACAGAACTAGTACGGCGGCTGCGAGTCTTGGGGGAGCGTCTGGCACGCAGCTGGTCGCGCTGA
- a CDS encoding LacI family DNA-binding transcriptional regulator, which produces MPQRITLSDIAEQAGVSTATVSRVLNGKSNVADATRRQVFVALDLLGYERPENLQSPRGLVGLIVPELSNPIFPMYAQQIEQILASNGHTPLLCTQAPGGTSEDEYIAMLVDRGVAGIIFVSGRHADTTADLTRYERLRERGIPIVTVNGNTAGLRSPSFTTDDAAAASMGVRYLFSLGHRRIGLAMGANRMVPAKRKLEGYTRTMHNLLPDEPLRTVESLFTYESGVSAAHQLLDAGCTGIVCGSDVLALGMIQGARSRGLSVPEDISVIGYDDSPLIPMMNPPLTTLRQPVDAISRAAVACLMAQISGDKVEDTELFFSPDLIVRGSTTIAPRD; this is translated from the coding sequence ATGCCTCAGCGGATCACGCTGTCCGACATTGCCGAACAAGCCGGGGTCTCCACCGCCACTGTCTCGCGGGTACTGAACGGCAAGTCAAACGTCGCTGACGCGACGCGTCGCCAGGTTTTCGTGGCACTGGACCTGCTGGGATACGAACGACCCGAGAACCTGCAATCCCCCCGTGGGCTGGTCGGTCTGATAGTCCCTGAGCTGTCCAACCCGATCTTCCCGATGTATGCGCAGCAGATCGAGCAGATTCTGGCCTCTAACGGCCACACCCCCCTGCTATGCACCCAAGCCCCCGGCGGCACCAGTGAGGACGAGTACATTGCCATGCTGGTGGACCGTGGGGTAGCCGGCATCATCTTCGTCTCAGGCCGCCACGCGGACACCACCGCGGACCTGACCCGCTACGAGCGCCTGCGCGAGCGGGGCATACCGATCGTCACCGTCAACGGCAACACCGCTGGCCTGCGCTCCCCCAGCTTCACCACCGACGACGCCGCTGCCGCCAGCATGGGGGTGCGGTACCTATTCTCCCTGGGCCACCGGCGTATCGGCCTGGCCATGGGGGCCAACCGGATGGTCCCAGCCAAACGCAAGCTGGAAGGATACACCCGCACCATGCACAACCTGCTGCCCGACGAGCCACTGCGTACCGTAGAGAGCCTGTTCACCTACGAGTCAGGAGTCAGCGCCGCCCACCAGCTGCTGGACGCAGGTTGCACTGGCATCGTGTGCGGCTCTGACGTACTGGCCCTGGGCATGATCCAGGGGGCCCGCTCCCGGGGTCTGTCCGTGCCGGAGGACATCTCCGTGATCGGCTATGACGACTCACCCCTGATCCCGATGATGAATCCGCCGCTGACCACGCTGCGTCAGCCCGTGGACGCGATCTCGCGCGCGGCGGTCGCTTGCCTCATGGCGCAGATCAGTGGAGACAAGGTAGAGGACACGGAACTTTTCTTCAGCCCAGACCTGATCGTGCGCGGCTCCACCACCATCGCCCCACGGGACTGA
- a CDS encoding deoxyguanosinetriphosphate triphosphohydrolase, with amino-acid sequence MPDSLEPAAAQFFLHPDSNPLEQLANEPADGLSGYGPSDVARFVGEPPKSVRRTPFERDRARVLYSSALRRLGAKTQVLGPGADDFVRTRLTHSLEVAQVGRALGHALGCDPDVVDTACLSHDLGHPPFGHNGEKALDALSQDVGGFEGNAQTFRLLTRLEPKTLDCQGRSVGLNLTRASLDAVCKYPWQRRQGPGGPAGKSARKFSVYGDDAEVFTWMRRGAPWGRPCVEAQIMDFSDDVGYSVHDVEDAIALGRMDPAALTQDREIEELLDAVEGWYKPSLSRDELGAAWERLLAAPSWISSFDGSLAAQAGLKNLTSQVIGRFVSAVSTATRQVFGDGPLTRYEAELVIPEETAAEILALKGAAVRYVMAPREHEPVYLRQRTLIFDLFAALLEGGGKNLDPIFRSAWDQADDDAGRRRAVIDQIASLTDTSAQQWHARLCGLFSQV; translated from the coding sequence ATGCCCGACTCCCTCGAACCGGCAGCAGCACAGTTCTTCCTCCACCCAGACTCAAACCCTCTGGAGCAGCTCGCCAACGAGCCAGCAGACGGGCTGAGCGGCTACGGTCCAAGCGACGTCGCCCGCTTTGTGGGGGAGCCGCCCAAGTCCGTGCGCCGCACCCCCTTCGAGCGGGACCGTGCCCGCGTCCTCTACTCCTCAGCCCTGCGGCGTCTCGGTGCCAAGACGCAGGTGCTCGGCCCCGGCGCCGACGACTTCGTACGCACCCGCCTTACCCACTCCCTAGAGGTCGCCCAGGTGGGTCGCGCCCTGGGACACGCCCTTGGCTGTGACCCAGACGTCGTGGACACGGCCTGTCTGTCCCACGACCTGGGCCACCCGCCTTTCGGACACAACGGTGAGAAGGCCCTGGACGCCCTCAGCCAGGACGTCGGCGGCTTTGAGGGCAACGCGCAAACTTTCCGCCTCCTCACCCGTCTGGAGCCTAAGACTCTGGACTGCCAAGGCCGCTCCGTGGGCTTGAACCTCACGCGCGCCAGCCTGGACGCCGTCTGCAAGTACCCCTGGCAGCGCAGGCAAGGCCCCGGAGGACCAGCGGGCAAGAGTGCCCGCAAGTTCTCCGTCTACGGCGACGACGCCGAGGTCTTCACCTGGATGCGCAGGGGCGCCCCCTGGGGCCGCCCCTGCGTAGAAGCCCAGATCATGGACTTCTCCGATGACGTCGGCTACTCCGTGCACGACGTTGAGGATGCCATCGCCCTAGGCCGTATGGACCCCGCCGCCTTGACCCAGGACCGGGAGATCGAAGAACTCCTGGACGCCGTGGAGGGCTGGTATAAGCCCTCACTCAGCCGTGACGAGCTGGGTGCCGCCTGGGAACGGCTCCTGGCCGCCCCCTCCTGGATTAGCAGCTTTGACGGCTCCCTGGCGGCACAGGCCGGGCTCAAGAATCTCACCAGCCAGGTGATCGGGCGTTTCGTCTCTGCTGTGTCCACCGCTACCCGGCAAGTCTTTGGGGACGGCCCGCTGACCCGCTACGAGGCCGAACTCGTGATCCCAGAGGAGACCGCCGCTGAGATCCTTGCGCTCAAGGGGGCCGCCGTACGCTACGTGATGGCGCCCCGCGAGCACGAGCCCGTCTACCTGCGCCAGCGCACCCTCATATTTGACCTGTTTGCTGCTTTGCTGGAGGGGGGCGGCAAGAACCTCGACCCGATCTTCCGGTCGGCCTGGGACCAGGCTGATGATGACGCGGGGCGGCGGCGCGCGGTCATCGACCAGATTGCTTCCCTCACGGACACTTCGGCTCAGCAATGGCATGCCCGCCTGTGTGGGCTGTTCTCGCAGGTGTAA
- a CDS encoding beta-ketoacyl-[acyl-carrier-protein] synthase family protein — MADVVVTGLGTVNPLGADVPSTWQALHEGRCAVRTLDADWVEENQLPVRIGAPLACDPAEQLSSKELRRLDRASQCALLAARQAWRQSGTPEVDGKRLAVSLSPGMGPVLSVMQAWDTLREKGPRRVLPTSVPALMPNAPAVAVGLEFGAQAGIHAPVSACASGAEAIAYAADLIALGRADVVLAGGTDAALHPMSLAAFAAMRALSTRNDDPSAASRPFAPDRDGFVMGEGAGVLVLESAEHAAARGVAVLAHLAGAAVTADAYDVARPEPEGREQERALRLALDRGGLTPEQVGHVNAHATSTPAGDTVEAQVLARTVPGAAVSATKSATGHLLGGAGGLEAVLTVLALAEGWLPPTLLPGGIDPQIVSTGLDVVGPGGREVPGLNVAVSTSFGFGGHDVALVLTR; from the coding sequence ATGGCCGATGTCGTCGTCACCGGGCTCGGCACTGTGAATCCACTGGGCGCAGACGTCCCTAGCACTTGGCAGGCCTTGCATGAAGGCCGCTGTGCCGTCCGTACCCTGGATGCTGACTGGGTGGAGGAGAATCAACTGCCTGTGCGCATCGGCGCGCCCTTGGCCTGCGACCCTGCCGAGCAGCTGAGTTCCAAAGAGCTGCGGCGTCTGGACCGTGCCAGCCAGTGCGCCCTGCTGGCCGCCCGCCAAGCCTGGAGGCAGTCAGGAACTCCAGAGGTTGACGGTAAGCGCCTGGCCGTGAGTCTGTCTCCTGGTATGGGGCCGGTACTGTCTGTGATGCAGGCCTGGGACACGCTGCGTGAGAAAGGCCCCCGCCGTGTGCTGCCCACGTCCGTGCCCGCTCTCATGCCTAACGCTCCGGCCGTCGCTGTGGGGCTGGAGTTTGGGGCCCAAGCCGGTATCCACGCGCCAGTGTCTGCTTGTGCCTCTGGTGCGGAGGCCATTGCCTATGCCGCTGACCTGATCGCGCTCGGACGCGCGGACGTGGTGCTCGCGGGAGGCACAGACGCCGCCTTGCACCCTATGAGCCTGGCGGCCTTCGCGGCCATGCGTGCGCTGTCCACCCGCAATGATGATCCGTCCGCCGCCTCACGGCCATTCGCGCCCGATCGGGATGGCTTTGTCATGGGAGAGGGTGCTGGGGTGCTGGTCTTGGAGTCTGCTGAGCACGCTGCTGCACGTGGTGTGGCAGTGCTAGCCCACCTGGCCGGCGCCGCCGTGACCGCTGACGCCTACGACGTCGCCCGCCCGGAGCCGGAGGGACGCGAGCAGGAGCGGGCGCTGCGCTTGGCTCTGGATCGCGGCGGCCTGACGCCTGAGCAGGTGGGGCACGTAAACGCTCACGCCACCTCCACGCCCGCCGGAGACACGGTAGAGGCGCAAGTCCTGGCACGGACCGTCCCAGGTGCTGCAGTGAGCGCCACCAAATCCGCTACTGGCCACCTGCTAGGCGGAGCTGGTGGCCTGGAGGCTGTGCTAACGGTGCTGGCACTGGCCGAGGGTTGGCTGCCGCCGACACTGCTGCCTGGCGGGATCGACCCGCAGATCGTGTCCACCGGGTTGGACGTGGTCGGACCCGGTGGGCGTGAGGTACCCGGCCTGAATGTCGCAGTGAGCACGTCCTTCGGCTTTGGCGGGCACGACGTCGCGCTGGTGCTCACGCGCTGA
- a CDS encoding dipeptidase, which translates to MITAASVRNTVHDRFPNIVADLTGLVAIPSVSASSHDQVQVSRSAEHVASLLRDSGLEAEVLSVPGPDGVPGRPAVLAHRKGAPGAPRVLLYAHHDVQPVGDPSKWQQADPFVAVQRGERLYGRGTSDDGAGVITHVHALRILDELCDGELPCSVTVFIEGEEEVGSPSFENFLHTHRERLASDVIIVADSSNWKVGVPALTTSLRGVIQVDVRLDTLDHALHSGQYGGPVLDAVTCMCRLIATLHDEAGDVTVPGLVSHSQASPGFPEYPEADFRTDAGVLDGVQLVGTGDLTARLWTKPTITVIGMDVTPLSLAGNVLAPTCTARISMRIAPGEDPQAALEALTKHLEANTPFGARITVNAGEAGPAFDGSADSPAGQAAHWALAEAFGTDCVEIGQGGSIPFISTLKEVFPQAEVLVTGMEDPDTRAHSEDESMHLGDLERVVVGETLLLARLGGAIAAE; encoded by the coding sequence ATGATCACCGCCGCCTCCGTGCGTAATACCGTTCATGACCGCTTTCCCAACATCGTTGCAGACCTGACCGGGCTGGTGGCTATCCCATCTGTCTCCGCCTCCAGCCATGACCAGGTGCAGGTATCCCGCTCCGCCGAGCACGTGGCTAGCCTGCTGCGCGACTCTGGCCTGGAGGCCGAGGTGCTCAGCGTCCCCGGCCCCGACGGCGTCCCCGGCCGTCCAGCGGTGCTGGCCCACCGTAAGGGAGCCCCCGGTGCGCCCCGCGTCCTCCTGTATGCCCACCACGACGTCCAGCCCGTCGGTGACCCCTCCAAGTGGCAGCAGGCCGACCCCTTCGTGGCCGTGCAGCGTGGTGAGCGTCTCTACGGTCGTGGTACCTCCGACGACGGCGCTGGCGTTATCACCCACGTGCACGCTCTGCGGATTCTGGATGAGTTGTGCGACGGCGAGTTGCCCTGCTCCGTTACTGTCTTCATCGAAGGTGAGGAGGAGGTCGGTTCCCCCTCCTTTGAGAACTTTCTCCACACCCACCGTGAGCGCCTAGCCTCCGACGTCATCATTGTGGCTGACTCCTCCAACTGGAAAGTCGGCGTGCCCGCCCTGACCACCTCTCTGCGCGGCGTGATCCAGGTGGACGTGCGCCTAGACACCCTGGATCACGCGCTGCACTCCGGCCAGTATGGCGGCCCTGTCCTGGACGCTGTCACCTGCATGTGCCGCCTGATCGCCACCCTGCACGACGAGGCCGGTGACGTCACCGTCCCCGGCCTGGTTTCTCACTCCCAGGCGTCACCTGGCTTCCCCGAGTACCCGGAGGCTGACTTCCGCACTGACGCTGGTGTGCTTGACGGCGTGCAGCTTGTGGGCACAGGTGATCTGACCGCTCGCCTGTGGACCAAGCCCACGATCACGGTGATCGGCATGGATGTGACTCCGCTGAGCCTGGCAGGCAATGTCTTGGCTCCCACCTGCACCGCCCGTATCTCCATGCGTATCGCCCCCGGTGAGGACCCCCAGGCCGCCCTGGAGGCCCTCACCAAACACCTGGAGGCCAATACGCCCTTCGGCGCCCGGATCACTGTCAACGCCGGTGAGGCCGGACCTGCTTTCGATGGCTCTGCCGACAGCCCCGCTGGGCAGGCCGCGCACTGGGCCCTAGCGGAAGCCTTCGGCACCGATTGCGTGGAGATCGGCCAGGGCGGTTCGATCCCCTTCATCTCCACCTTGAAGGAGGTCTTCCCGCAGGCCGAGGTACTGGTGACCGGCATGGAGGACCCTGACACCCGTGCCCACAGCGAGGACGAGTCCATGCACCTGGGTGACCTGGAGCGGGTGGTCGTCGGCGAGACCCTACTGCTGGCCCGCCTGGGCGGCGCCATCGCCGCCGAGTGA
- a CDS encoding DUF3145 domain-containing protein, whose amino-acid sequence MNGAYTRGVLFVHSAPAALCPHIEWAVAEVLGSRVHLDWIDQPAAPGMLRGECSWVGHVGTGVQLASALRGWANLRYEVTEEASQGVDGGRWSHTPDLGIFHAQTDAHGNVVIPEDRVRAALESGTDMLAMRRALDLALGQAWDDELEPFRYAGSGTPVRWLHRVG is encoded by the coding sequence ATGAACGGTGCCTACACCCGCGGTGTACTTTTTGTGCACTCGGCACCGGCGGCCCTGTGCCCACACATTGAGTGGGCTGTGGCCGAGGTGCTAGGTAGTCGCGTACACCTTGACTGGATTGACCAGCCCGCTGCCCCCGGCATGCTCCGGGGCGAGTGCTCCTGGGTGGGGCACGTCGGCACCGGCGTCCAGCTTGCTTCCGCGCTGCGCGGCTGGGCCAACCTCCGCTACGAGGTAACTGAGGAAGCCAGTCAAGGTGTCGACGGTGGCCGCTGGTCCCACACCCCCGATTTGGGCATCTTCCACGCCCAGACCGACGCCCACGGCAATGTTGTCATCCCTGAGGATCGCGTACGCGCCGCCCTTGAAAGCGGCACCGATATGCTGGCCATGCGCCGCGCCCTGGACCTTGCCCTCGGGCAGGCTTGGGACGACGAACTCGAACCCTTCCGCTACGCCGGCTCTGGCACCCCCGTACGCTGGCTCCACCGCGTCGGCTAA